One stretch of Hemitrygon akajei chromosome 18, sHemAka1.3, whole genome shotgun sequence DNA includes these proteins:
- the LOC140741333 gene encoding gap junction delta-3 protein-like, with protein MGEWSFLSDWLDSIKSHAPMLGRVWLLLMMIFRILVLATVGSDIFEDEQEEFACNTLQPGCKQVCYNKAFPISPFRFWVFHIVFLSVPSLLFVVYAVHQSSKDEEKQERVGLIQRREALVKTVPRIKKCYIIHVILRLMAEVALVVFQYFLFGFTIEPQFLCTGFPCPHIVDCFVSRPMEKTVFLVFYFVVSILSAIISLVELAHIVKKMFSQQQLKDLEQQNQSTRNCAKDKDTESVQLLDKMVMVNLGSNHSDVDSTHKNKSLGSSNSGRSSQSSAKKPSLNI; from the coding sequence ATGGGAGAATGGAGCTTTCTGAGCGACTGGCTGGACTCGATCAAAAGCCACGCACCCATGCTGGGTCGTGTCTGGCTCCTGCTCATGATGATCTTCCGCATCCTCGTCCTGGCCACGGTAGGAAGTGACATCTTTGAGGACGAGCAAGAAGAGTTTGCCTGCAACACACTACAACCCGGTTGCAAGCAAGTCTGCTACAACAAGGCGTTCCCCATCTCACCGTTCAGGTTCTGGGTCTTCCACATTGTGTTTCTGTCTGTGCCATCCTTGTTGTTTGTGGTTTACGCCGTCCACCAGTCCTCAAAGGACGAAGAGAAGCAAGAGCGAGTAGGCCTCATCCAAAGGCGGGAAGCACTTGTAAAAACGGTGCCAAGAATAAAGAAATGCTACATCATCCACGTCATACTGCGACTGATGGCTGAAGTGGCCCTGGTTGTTTTTCAGTACTTCCTATTTGGCTTCACCATTGAACCCCAGTTTCTGTGCACTGGTTTTCCCTGCCCACACATTGTGGATTGTTTCGTGTCTCGCCCAATGGAGAAGACTGTGTTTTTAGTGTTTTATTTTGTAGTTAGCATCCTCTCTGCGATTATCAGCCTTGTTGAGCTGGCACACATAGTTAAAAAGATGTTCAGCCAACAGCAACTAAAAGACTTGGAGCAGCAGAACCAGTCAACTAGAAACTGCGCAAAGGATAAGGACACTGAATCAGTTCAGCTATTGGACAAGATGGTTATGGTGAACCTCGGCTCCAATCATTCTGACGTAGACTCTACTCACAAGAACAAGTCACTGGGCAGCAGCAACAGTGGAAGATCTTCACAGTCAAGTGCAAAGAAACCTTCCCTCAATATCTAA